One Flavobacterium sp. 90 DNA segment encodes these proteins:
- a CDS encoding cupin domain-containing protein, which produces MNLKEKLTGVDQYFSPKIIDEVNDQYIKVAKIKGQEVPWHNHENEDELFYIIDGELLMEIENEPSFMMRKGDLFVVKKGINHRVSSIEECSIMLIESKTTEHTGKVKSNITKSIEEQTY; this is translated from the coding sequence ATGAATCTAAAAGAGAAGTTAACTGGTGTAGACCAATATTTTTCGCCTAAAATAATTGATGAAGTAAACGATCAATATATTAAAGTAGCGAAAATAAAAGGTCAGGAAGTTCCGTGGCATAATCACGAGAATGAAGACGAATTATTTTACATTATAGATGGTGAACTTTTAATGGAAATTGAAAACGAACCCTCTTTCATGATGAGAAAAGGTGATTTGTTTGTTGTAAAAAAAGGCATCAATCACAGGGTTTCATCGATTGAGGAATGTTCTATAATGCTAATTGAATCGAAAACTACTGAACATACCGGAAAGGTCAAAAGCAACATTACTAAATCAATTGAAGAACAAACGTATTAA